CTGTGCCCTGACATCATACTTGCAATAATGAATAGCTTTTAActcttttgttgtgtgtgtgtttgtgtgtgtgtgttttcagtctcCTTGTCTTGGCCAAGCATGCAAACAAGAATGCTACTCTGCTCCAGCTCGGAGGCTTTCAGTAGCGGTCTTTCGAATGCATCATGTTTAGCTGAGAGGGTTCTGCAGCACAAAGAACAGAGATCATTAAGAGCGCAGACAGCTGTCTCTGTGCCAGCCCTGTGTTGAAGAGCAGTTGCAGAGGAACAGACGGACATTGAGGTTTTGTGACAGGCGCATTGTAAAAATGAATCATATAGTTTGTTTAGATGCTATAGCCTCTATACTTCTGGAACAGCTTGTCCCCACACTATTCCTTACAGCATATTTTTCCTTACGCTTTCGCTCCCGTGGATACCCGAGGTTATTATAAAAATATGTGGTTATTACGGAGACCTAGGTAAAACGGAGGGCCATTAGGCTCCTTGGAACCAGCCCGAAATGAGTGGTTTTCTttggaagaaaaacatttttcaaatgtgGTGGTAGTGGCATTGGTGTAGTTTTAACTTTTCCCTACATCGTGTTTTGCATTTGCCATGATATAAgataaaaggggggggggggagagaagcaAAAAGTGTCTCTAAAATGAGTTTCCTGTCACTCTGCATTAAGACATACTGCACTGCTCTGAGAGATGTCGTGTCGCTGTTCCCTTAGGCTGGAAAACCaacttaaaacacaaaacacggAGGATGAGGCTACTGCACGGCCAAGAAAAGCCAGGAAAGCGAgtgatgaaaaatgagaaatgaaaaagtaaaacgtctaaattaaaaaacaaacaaacaaacaaacaaacaaaaaaagctttagtGAAGTTATCTTTTTTGACTCGGAAACTCGTTGTCTTAAGTGACCGACTGTCGGTTTTACTCATTCTTCGTCAGATccgtggaaaacaaacaaactcgtGGAGGGAGTCGAGCTTTTTGGACCAAACATCTCATTTTAGCGCAGCGGGTCTGTTCGGGAAGTCTAGGTGGTGCGCTGAGAAGATCTGCCTCAGTATCGTGGTTGGCTACGGTATTGGTTGCCAGTATCGTGGTTGGCTACAATGCACTGGTATTTGATTAGCCATTTTTCACCAACAGAACTACTCCTTCGACCAACTAAAAGTACAGTTGGTGTCACTGGAAGATGATGTCAACAGATGGCGTCGTCGGAAGACGTGTTGTAATCAGGCTTATGATTCACAAGAAGCATGTTTTATAAAACGTTTTAACTCGATTCACAAATGAGGTGAAGACTTCCGAGATGCCGGTCATCGTGTGTCTTAAGGCGTGGTCACGCTGGATAGGAGATGATATCAGCTGGATCAGGGCAGCTATAATGACGCAGGGCATATGTTCATAGCAGTAGGCTCAAATTTGCCCAAATTCATCTTAACGTTACAGCatgccacccccccaccctccccagtGACATGCAAACTGCTCATAGGGCGTGACCCAGTGTTCCggttctcattctcattcagaACACGACACAGGTTCAGTGGACCGCCACGGTCTCCcatgacagaggaagaggaaataaaagagGAAATCTAATGTAGAATGTTATCTGCGTTTGGAATTTGATTATATGTTTATTTGCAGAGTTTCTGTAGCTCTGCCCTTTCGGTCAGTCGTGACATAAAATGATGCATTGGATGCACTGTAAAAGTTATAAGCATTGTCTAAATAGATTAGATTACAGTCATATCAACGGGCTGCATGACAGACATGCAGTTTAGTATGCTAATACGGGAAGCTTTTCGAAACTATTTTAGAGTTTAACATTTTGGAGGCAATTTTCATAAGAACTGACCGAATGGCCCCGGAGGCCTGCCATAGAGTCTCattagagagggagataaatgaaaacagaagctTTTGCTTGTGCGCTATCAGTATCTGGccccagaacaaaaaaagagccCAATGCACCCATGCAGgaactttttttcctgtccaaAATGAGTTCCCATGGTTAAGCAACTGAACTCTGATTTAACAGAAGTGCTGATACTTGTagttctttctcttcctcttacCCTCTGTTTTGATGTGGACTGTCTTGATGTACACCTTCATCTGGTccactttggttttttttgttgtattctTAACAGAATACTTCACCCAGTGCTGCTAGTTCTGACCTCTGGAACTGATCTTGGCTGACTTTACCTGACTGTCCACTGTCCTGTGTACctacctgtctgcctgtctaatGTTCTGTGTACCCTACCTGTCTGCCCGTCTATCTGTCTGACTGCAGTGTCCTTTCCAGTGCCCAAGTTGTCTGTAGCACCAGAATCTCTGTCACAAGAATTTTTCCACATGAGTACtaatgccacactctctctctgtctctcctctcctgggGCACCTGCCCTGGGCCTCAGACACCGACTGGCCTGCCAGGCTCAGCACTTCCAGCCATCGACCAGCGTGGCGGTCGGCCTGACTCCTGAAAGCACGACTGGATGCGCGTCTGTGTCCGCCTGTGATGCTGCGTCTTGTCGGTCTAGTCTTTGTGCACTGAGCCCACGCTGCGCATATAGACAGCTCCATTACGGGAAAAGCCGCCCCTGTCACGCAGTTTTATGTGCTTGGCAACACAGggtgttttcctttgtgtgtgtgtgtgtgtgtgtgtgtgttagcctgCCATTTGTGTGACACATATGTTTGCCCTCAGTATGGCACTGCATGATGGGaggaattctctctctcgctctctttctctgtctctgtctctctctctctctctctctctctctctctctctgtctgttagtccgttaaataaaaatgcagagagGATTTCATGTGGATGACTCATGGGCTTATAGACACAGCTGCTAGTCTCTATTGATCTCTGATGTTCCTCTCACAGACCGATGCTCAGGGCACTGACCTGCGGGTTGAGGTTTACATATTCACTCTTTATGGACCTCTTTGTGACTGAAATACATGAGTGATGGTTGACATCGTTTTAGGTAAATTTAGACCCTTGGTTGGCACATCTAATGTAtgaagcagtttgtgtgtgtgtgtgtgtgtgtgtgtgtgtgtgtgtgtgtgtgtgtgtgtgtgtgtataagtataAAGTactgggcgtgtgtgtgtttctcctggCCGAATTCTGATCCATATGAAACATCAGGATGAATACTTATGAGGGTGCAATATTACAAAAGATGAGTTTCAATAAAATGCGTCGTTTGCTCAGCGTCTGAGACTCATTTCACCCCAGCCTGTGTGCTGCTTATTTTCTCTCTATTGTCTGCGTGCAGCAGATAGGCAGAGATCTGCAGCCTAGTGGAAAACTGGGAAATAAAAAGAAGGCAAGAGAATGTCTCCACACGgctgtctgtttctgctcctgctcctgcggCTGTGGCTCCAGCTCACGCGgtctgctcccccccccccccccccaacttctCTGGCCTTCTACGCAGTCCTTTACTTCTGCTCTCGTGATTTTCTGGAAAACAGTCATGCGTCTCCGCTCCCGTGCTCCGCAGGCCGACTCCCTGGCCTCGCCGCCCTCTGCTTGTGCGGAGGAAAGGCACGCTGTGAAGGCAGACGGGATGAGTCGTGCTGTTTCGTCTTTTCTGCTTCGATCTCTGTTATGTGCCAACGTTGCATCCACTGTGTTTTGTCCGTCTGGGGTAACATGTACGCTGGGTGTCAgcattgtgtaatgtgtgtgtgtgtgtgagagagagagagagagagagagacagaaagagagagatgcgaTTAGCATACATTAcagacactctgtgtgtgtgtgtgtgtgtgtgtgtgtgtgtttgtgtttgtgtgtgttgtgagtcagCATGGTGTAATATGTGTGGTGTGCTACCCTGGTGGAAAACgtgttgtgtgtgaggatgaTGTACAGTGTATCCGCAAAAATTGGATGTCTAATGGTGTAATCATGTCCTTTCCCCGTGGCCGTAATAACATGCTCTTATATTTGTTTTCAGCAAGAGTCATATCACAGAAATTCCTCCTTTTCCTCGTTCTCTATCACTCtacaccttttttctttttttcctccctcctgtATCAGCGCTCCGTCAGACCAGTTACAAAGTACACGTCATTTGGCGCTTTTCCCAGTTTTCCGAAGATACATTTACGGCATGATACAGTGCGCCTGTCATGGTAAAAGGGTTGGAGTAGTGGACATGCATTTGTAATATGAAAATGCAGTTGAATGTATATACATGGTAGTATTTCCTCCCTAACGTGTCGCCACGTGTTTGGTACCATCTGAAAGCCGCCCTGATATATTAAAACCTGTCGCCTCTCGTTACCCCCTGCCACTGAGAGACTCCAGCCCCAGCCTTGCCTCTCACTCATGTCTGTCATTGGTGGCTGtaatggttgtgtgtgttgacttgCCTGATGTGTTGGCTGATGAGAAAGTACTTCAGGGCCTCTGAGCGAGGCCTGTGAACCCCAGTGTGACTCAGCATGTGTGAAATCTGTGAAATTAAGAAAACAAGGACACcaagaaaaagtgtgtgtgtgtgtgtgtgtgtgtgtacgcacaagGGGAGGAATGAGACAGTGCACATCTGCCCTATGTGTTATCTTAGCCCTGCGGTCGGTGGCTAAAACTAAGCCTGGCTGAGCCTTAAATGCATTGAGGACTCTGCTATCTCCAGCTCTCCAGCAGAAAAGGCAtggatgtgtctgtctgttcaaacaaaacacaccatgCAATACTCATTTTATCTGTGCTAAGATCTACACTGTGAAAACCAGCAACACTCGTTTAATCTGAGCTCAGAAACTATGACAACACTCATTTAATCCGAGCTCAGAAACTATGACAACACTCATTTAATCCGAGCTCAGAAACTATGACAACACTCATTTAATCCGAGCTCAGAAACTATGACAACACTCAGTactcattctgtctttgtttctagaaaaaaaaatgtttgaactCTTATGTGTAAAAAGAGACACATTCCATTCTCATCTTGTTCTCAGAGGCTTTTCTCTGCCTGGTAATGAAGCTGCATTTGGGGTTGACAGGGTGACAGCAATCAGCGCTAGACAATGTTCATTTAAGTTTCTGTTCCGTTGATGAGAAGCTGACAGTCAGAGCAGACGACAGCCGAGCTGCGTGTCACGCTTCATGCTTCCCGAGCGCACGATATGTTTTTAGTTGCTTTTTGTCATCTtatccttcctcttcctcctcttcctcagatcCCCGTCATGACGGGTGCTTTCATGGACTCTTCGCCCAACGACGACTACAGCACGGACCACTCGCTGTTTAACTCCTCGGCCAGCGTGCACGCGGCCGCGCTGTCCGCCCACAGccagcaggaggagcagcagccCATGTCACGAGACGCCATCTGGCTCTGGATCGCCATCACCGCCACCATCGGCAACATCGTGGTGGTGGGCGTGGTCTACGCCTTCACGTTCTGAGACGCTACCTCAAATGCCGTGTTCCTCCGGGGGAACACAGGGGTCCtcgggaaagaaaaaaaaagaaagagaagaaataaaggAACTGGGActgagctgagagctgagatGACTGTTTCATGTCGCTAAACATAGAcgtctgcttttttttgtattctaaacagagattttttttttttattattgttttccttCAAAGTATATAGGAGCAAAACccgtgttgattttttttcattagataTTTTGTGGACAAAGTCATTAAAAGTATTTTCATGTAAACATGCTACCTAAAGACTGGCCTCACCAGAACTTGATATTGTGTGATACATTTTGTACATATTGTTGTCTGCagcatgtaaaacacacaacctGTTGTTAAGCTTTGCCCTCACGCAATCAGTCTTTCTTAGCCAATCAAAATACAATGTCCAGTTTTACTCTGCCAGTAGGATCCTGTCGCTACaccacagcaaaaacaaacaaacaaacaaacaaacaaaaaaaacaaaaaaaatctagatTCTTGCACTAAACAGTCcaattctgttttaaaatgttagGAAAACAGATCATCTTCTACATTTTTTGCTACCTGACTAAGTAAATGGCAAGCTTTCATCCAGGTGAGCTGATTGATGGGGTGAGTGGATGAAGCGTCTGTGTGTTAGTCATGCAGGAATaaccttctcctctcctcccatgAAGTGAACCTTCAGTGCCAAATAGACAATCCATGCGTtcaatgatacattttttttttttttggctccatCTGAAAGCCAAAGCTACTGATTACATTCCTTAAAGATGAGAATTTACAGCTGTATTTTAAtcaatctgtgctgtgtcttTTTAATGGtcatttatgatgatgatgatgatgatgatgatgacgatgattaGTTACTCTTTTTTGAACATTCTCTGATGTTTCGTGCAGTAGGTTGCATCACCGGTCTAGACTGCTTTTTCGTCATAATGACAGCCTGTCACAGGAGGAGGAACAATAAAGTCACATCTACTGATTCTAGAACAGTTCCGTCACAGCGCAGACGTCTTCTTTCAGAGCCTTTATGTTTGGTGaaatgggtgttttttttccccccttggtGAGCTTTTATCAAGAACTGGAAAATGCCCCCATTCGATGTCTCATGCAAGTCTGTTTTATAACCCCTAAAAAAGTAGCAGACACCGCTTTCTCGGGGGttggtgcggggggggggggggcattgctGTTCACATTTGTGCAGTTTGTTTGCcagttggggtggggggtgaggtggggaggggggggggggtggcagcaATGGCTTGGATTTAATGAGCTCTTGGAATGAGGCTGTGGTTTCCATGACGACGCCATGCTGTGACTGGTGAAGAGGACGAGAGCTCTTATCCTACTATCGCACATCTGTTACTGAACATCTTTCGCTCAGCCCACGAAAAcaaagacaacccccccccccccccgaaaaaaaactCCCAACACCCACAATGCTAATACTTACACGGTGCCTGTGATTAAGTGTGACAGGGGTTAGAGCCCAAACAGTCTTTGATGTATGTAAATCTCCACGACGCTGACTCTTTTGCATCACTGGTAAGTGTTTTAGTCCAGTGGCCACTGAGATGCAGAGAGACTCACTGTTGTGAGGCAGACCCTGCTCTCAGCTAGGTCttacagaaaagaacaagaaaaactaCAAGAAATTCTCTGATATTCTCTTGTGTCCTCAGAATGCTGAGGAATCGAATCAGATTATAAAACCcacccttctctccctcccaaaACAGGGAAACACTCCACGaagactttgaaaaaaaaaaaaaaaaaagctatcacTTGCGGTTCATTCCGAGGTCTGAGGTGCCATTTCCCTCGTCAAACATTGATGAAATGTCAAGCTCGTCTCCGTGTGCTGTTTGTTTCCTGAGGGCAGAAGCAACAGGCCCCAGTCTGACACTGTAACTGAATAATCAGCGTGTGCCAGCCATCTTACAGTCCAACCCACAGTTTGTCCACCAGCATCAGTGTCTCAGCCCAAATCTGTGGAAAGAGCTCGGTTGTTATTGactattatacacacacacacacacacacatatatatatatatatatatatatatatatatatatatatatatacacacacacacacactgtatgtataGTTGATATTTATTTTAGAATTTCTTAGAAGTCTTGAATGACAAGGTAGTCTAACCGTTAGAACATGCagtcaaagaaaaaagattctttTCTCAGCACTGTTTCTTATCAAACAGTTTAGCATTATTTAAATTtacaccaataataataataacaatatattAATCCTGTGTAACATCtcttattattaaaaaaaaaaagtcagaaaagtcAACTCCGCCAACTGTTCAGACAGTGTAAGCATCAGAGTCACTTTATATCCCTCAGCTCCGAGAAAACCACACCGCAGgacacaacaaagacaaatcGGTGCGTTCTCAGTCCACCACCTGACAGAAGACAGCTTTTTAAGAACATTAGATCACTTTTATTCACTACGCAAAACTTTACAGCATTATATTTCAGTAAAGCCCTTGTTTTTAAAGGAAACTTGGCTGTGGTCTGAATTTCAGGCATCACAATAATCCATATTCATGAACAATATTCTTTAACAACAATAACTAATATTTAGTATTCCTGGGTGTGGTTTGCGACGCTCTAAGATGGGTCGTCGGTGCTCTTCGGAGTTAACAGCCATGCTGGCCATATTTTTACTCCTGATGACACATGATTCAGATGCTGTGTTGTAGATTAGTCTACAACAAGGCGCTTTGCCCACGCAACTCAAAAGCAACTCCTGCAGAGTAATGTGACATTTGGAGTTTGGGGGGTTTCCACAACAGCAAGTCAGCAGCACCGTCTATGTTTGGAAAGTTTTTCACTTTTACCATATAGTCCAACTTAACAACTGCCGTTAGACCGCAGCAACTCTATGGGACTATGTTAGAGTGGTACAGTAGTGTTTTGGACAAGGAGAGGAAAACTCAGTGTATGAAAAATCATATCTCTCCAGTTTTATAATGTCTGATTTAGACAGCATTACGTATTCCTCATTCTTAGAGATATGCTCCGTGTATGTTTTTCTAAGTGttcatttttagttttgtttattaCTTTGTTTTACATGAGAGTAACCGACACAAAATCGCGTGATGCTCAAAAAGACACCATAGTCCCTGTCCCGCACGTCTGGACTAGATTTAGTATCACTCGACAAAAGATGTCGATTTGTATGGGTAAGTATTCGGCCCCAGTAAATACAGTACGATGCTGTTGAAATGGATGAGACTTGTGCAGTACCCAGATTAATGAAAACAGTTCATcatatttgactgtgtgaagagttttttgttgttgttagtttattttatttattttttgtattaaaTTGTGCCGTTCTATTAAATTGTCATCGGTAAGTACCTCTTGTCTGATTACTGTGCCTTGCAGAAGGTCTGGAacactctgaaaacaaacaagcaatacGTTTTTCTCACAGTATTTCACATTCTTATGATGTTTTGTTCACTAACTTGTGGCTTGTTTCAATCAGAACCTTTAGAAAactacagggtttttttttctcacctttgGGGCGAGAAACTGGATtaatttgtgtgatttttttcctcctttaacACTGAAGCAGTGATTTAAATGAATATTGGTCATTTGGGCTTCCAGAGTTGAGGCATGACCTCAtcctctcctcagacagagtgccgacagagagagagagagagagaactctttcTCAAGTCCTCAGTAGTGTCTGCTTTACACACTCTGCtcccatacagacagacagtggccCTCGCTACAGATAACAGATGcacagagcaaaacacacacacacacacgcaccaacacacatatacacacatccaaccacccacacacacacacatatacacacatccacacacacacacacacacacacccccccccccacacacacacacccacgcacacacacacacacacacacaccaacacacatatacacacatccaaccacccacacccacacacacatccaaccacccacacacacacacacacacacacacacacacacacaca
This sequence is a window from Chanos chanos chromosome 4, fChaCha1.1, whole genome shotgun sequence. Protein-coding genes within it:
- the LOC115810920 gene encoding uncharacterized protein C14orf132, yielding MDLSFMAAQIPVMTGAFMDSSPNDDYSTDHSLFNSSASVHAAALSAHSQQEEQQPMSRDAIWLWIAITATIGNIVVVGVVYAFTF